The Pirellulales bacterium genome segment GGCTCGATGTTCAACTCGCCGAGGTTGACCACACGCATGCTCATTTGCTCGGCCAGCGCCTGAGCCAACTGCTCCTCGGTGATGTAACCGAGCGATTCGGCGACTTTACCCAGCAGTTCCCCCGGCCGCCGCTTCTGTTCTTCCAGCAGCAGTTCCAATTGATCGTCCGTGATCATTCCGAGGTCGACAAAAATTTGACCGATGCGGCGAATGGCCATGGTGAGGATTCAGGGTAGGAGGAAAGTGAGTGGTTAGGGGTTGAACTGAATTCGGAATGGTTGTGGGTTTCGGTCGGTGTATTAGTTGCGGTTTTTGGTTTCGTTCTCTACGTGCGGTCTTCAATGTCTTGTTCGTCGTCGAACAGGCCGCGCTTGGCGTTGGCGATTCGCTTCGTCAGCTCGTCCAAGTTATGGGCCTTGGCGGCCACTTCTTCCTCGACCACTTTGCCTTCCTGCCAGAGTTTGAATAAATGGTCGTCCAATAACTGCATGCCGACTTTGGCCCCGGTTTGAATGGCCGAGTTGATGCGGAATGTTTTGTTTTCGCGAATCAGATTGCCGATGGCGGCATCGACCACCAGCATTTCGTAAGCAGCAATTCGTCCGCCGCCGATTTTGGGCAACAGCGCCTGCGACAACACGCCGATGATGGCCGTCGACAATTGCACGCGGATTTGTTCCTGCTGATTGGTCGGAAACACGTCGATGATGCGGTTCACCGTGCCTTGGGCCCCAGTGGTATGCAGCGTGCCAAACACCAAGTGCCCGGTTTCGGCGGCGGTGATGGCGGCTTCGATCGTGGCCAAGTCGCGCATTTCGCCTACCAGAATGACGTCGGGGTCTTGGCGCAAGGCGCGGCGAATGGCTTCGGAAAAACTGGGCACGTCGACGCCCACCTCGCGCTGATTGACCGTCGACTTTTTGTGGTAGTGATAAAACTCGATCGGGTCTTCAATGGTGATGATGTGATGATCGATGTTGTCGTTGATGTAATCGACCATGCTGGCCAGCGTGGTGCTTTTGCCCGAGCCGGTGGGGCCGGTGACTAAAAACAATCCGCGGGGACGATGACACAGCGACTTAATCACCGGCGGGGTCCCCAACTGTTCGAAGGTCAACAGCTTATTGGGAATTTGCCGCAGCACCATGCCCACGTTGCCGCGCTGCTTGAAAATGGAGCAGCGGAAGCGGCAGTAATCGCCGAAGGCCATGCCGAAGTCGGAACCGCCCACCTCCGCCAGTTCCTGTTGGCAGCGGTCGGGCGCAATGCTTTTCATCAGCGCCACCGTGTCGTCCGGCTCCAGCACTTTGGTTTCCAGCTTCCGAAGCCGGCCGTGCAATCGAAGCACCGGGGGCTGCCCGACGGCAATGTGCAAATCGCTGGCGCCTTGCTTGACAACGGCGTGCAGCAGTTTATCGATCAACAATGTGCCCATGGCATCTCCCAGAAATCACGACCGAACAAAAACGATCTCCGCCAAGTTTGAGCTCCTGACGACCGGCAGTGCCCGCGACCGGCAAGCCAAGAACGCGCGCGGCGAAAGTCCCAAGGTTTCATGCGCCAACAGGCTGCAACTTCGCCGATCGATCGGCCTAGTGTGTGCAGCGCCCAGAGGCAACTCTTCTAGGTCCGTTGACCTTCCCGGCCATTCCCGCCTAACCCCCAACCGCGGATGAATTCCCCCAATGGCTCGCCGGCCCAGCATAGAGCGCATGGATAAGTTTAAGGGGGAACGCCATCCTTGCAGATTGCCAGCAAGATTATTCGTGTCCTGGTCGACGAACTCAAGTTTCGCCCCGTTGAGGCACGGTTTGGCACGAACTGAACTTGCTAGCCGATGGGGTCCAACGGGCCGCATCAATCGCCTCATTCTCGCAAGCTGTACTCAAACGAAAGGTCGGTTTCCTCAATGATGTTTATGTATCAACGGCACGAACCACCGGCGACGCTCCAGTGAAAGCGCTAATCCTCCACCCGTTTCGCCACGCGAGTCAGTTCCTCCAGCGTTGTAATCCCCTTCAACACCTTGTTCAGGCCGTCGTTGTAAAGGGTTGTCATGCCAAGATTAATGGCGGCCCGGCGGATGATTTGCGTGGCCGCCCCTTCGAAGGCCAATTCGCGGATTTTCGACGACATTAACATCAGTTCGTAAATGCCCAACCGGCCTCGGTAACCGCTTTGTTGACAGTTATTACAGCCTTTTCCCTTCATAAACGTGGCGGCGGCGGCCATTTCGGGCGTCACGCCTGCCGCCTTCAATACCGTCTCGGAGGGCTTGAAGGGTTGTTTGCATTTTGGGCAAATCACGCGCACCAACCGCTGCGCTAACACGGCGATAACGCTACTTGAGACCAAATAAGCGGGTACTCCCATGTCAATCATACGTGTAATAGCGCCGGGCGCATCGTTCGTATGGAGTGTACTGAAAACCAAGTGTCCCGTCAAAGATGCCTGAATTCCCATCGAGGCCGTCTCTGCATCTCGCATTTCCCCAACCAAAATGATGTTGGGCGCCTGCCGTAACATTGCCCTGATGATTTTGGCAAAGTCCAGCCCAATACTGTGGCGAACCTCGACTTGATTGATTCCAGGAAGGTAATATTCGACGGGGTCTTCGGCAGTGATGATTTTGGTATCGGGCCGGTTCAATTCGTTTAGGGCGGCATACAGGGTCGTTGTTTTACCCGACCCTGTGGGCCCCGTGACCAGAATAATGCCGTTGGGGCGTTTGATCAGCTGCTTAAATTGGCGAAAATCTTCTTCCGAAAGCCCCAATTGCCGCACGCCTACCCGAATGTTGTCCTTATCTAAAATTCGCATCACCACCGACTGGCCATGATTGCTGGGCAACACACTCACGCGCAGATCGATTTCCTTTTGGGCCGCGGTAATTTTAATGCGTCCGTCCTGTGGCCGGCGCCGTTCGGCGATGTCCATTTTGGCCAGAATTTTGAGGCGTGAAAGCAACGCACCTGCCAGTCGTTTGGGGGGGCTGTCGCGCTCCACCAGCACACCGTCGATGCGGTAACGAATTCGCATGCGGTCTTCAAACGGCTCAACATGAATGTCCGAAGCCCGCAACTGGACGGCCTCGTTAATGATCAATTGCACCAGCCGGACGATTGGGGCACTGGCCTCGTCGACGACTTCTTCCGCACCGCCTGCCGCATCCTGAACGGTTTCTGTAAAGTCGATGGCCGTATCGGTGAATTCCTGGAGCATGGAGTCGGCGCTTTCGCCGTCGATTTGGCCGTAATGCTTGTTGATGGCCTCCAAAATCATTTCCCGCGGCGCCAGGGCAATTTCGATATTGCGATTGAGAATGAAGCGGAGTTTTTCACGGGTGTCGTAATCGAGAGGATCGCTCATGATGACTTTGAGCGTGCCGTCGTCTTCGGCCAGCGGCAGCACGGCGTTTTCCCGCGCGACCGATTCAGGCACCAATTCCACGACCGAGGGGGGAATGACGACTTCGTTCAAATTGACGAAGTCCAGACCGTGTTCTTGGGCCATGGCGCGCATGACATCATCGCTGCTGGCATAGCCCAGGCGGATCAGCTCTTCGCCCACGCTTTTGCGGGATTCCTTGGCGAGCTTTTTCGCCTCAGCCAATTGCTCTTGGCTGATGATGCGTTTGCGAATCAGAATTTCAGCAAAATTCGCCATGCTAACGATCAATCCCTCGAACGTGGAACATGATTAGGTTGGCGGTTACGGGCCGGCACGGAATGCGCCGGACGAGCTGTCCCTGTTCCGAATGACCTAGCCTAATTCAAGCTTTGCGCCCTGAATAGCAGGCAACGTTCCGTAATCACCTGCCGGCGCGGAAAAGTCCTGCCTGTTCACCGATTCTAAACACTCCCACGGGGCAAAAAGGCATTACCTACCTTCTATTTAGCGTAATGGGTTGCTGGGCAAGTGTCAATCAACCGCGGCCCAAGCGCGGAGGGGCGCGGACAGAAAAATGGCTGATTTAACCTGTGACTGGCCGATGAGAAAAAATCCCCCCCTGTGCAAATATTCATTGCCTGATTTGGCCAAACGTCGTTAAACTAAGGCTTGTCGCGGGGACGTTATTGTGCGTGGCCGAAACCGAAATCATGGGGACGGCCAGTCCTTTGGATGGGCTACTGAGAATCGGGTCTGCTATTTCGCGCGGATCA includes the following:
- a CDS encoding type IV pilus twitching motility protein PilT, with translation MGTLLIDKLLHAVVKQGASDLHIAVGQPPVLRLHGRLRKLETKVLEPDDTVALMKSIAPDRCQQELAEVGGSDFGMAFGDYCRFRCSIFKQRGNVGMVLRQIPNKLLTFEQLGTPPVIKSLCHRPRGLFLVTGPTGSGKSTTLASMVDYINDNIDHHIITIEDPIEFYHYHKKSTVNQREVGVDVPSFSEAIRRALRQDPDVILVGEMRDLATIEAAITAAETGHLVFGTLHTTGAQGTVNRIIDVFPTNQQEQIRVQLSTAIIGVLSQALLPKIGGGRIAAYEMLVVDAAIGNLIRENKTFRINSAIQTGAKVGMQLLDDHLFKLWQEGKVVEEEVAAKAHNLDELTKRIANAKRGLFDDEQDIEDRT
- a CDS encoding ATPase, T2SS/T4P/T4SS family, which codes for MANFAEILIRKRIISQEQLAEAKKLAKESRKSVGEELIRLGYASSDDVMRAMAQEHGLDFVNLNEVVIPPSVVELVPESVARENAVLPLAEDDGTLKVIMSDPLDYDTREKLRFILNRNIEIALAPREMILEAINKHYGQIDGESADSMLQEFTDTAIDFTETVQDAAGGAEEVVDEASAPIVRLVQLIINEAVQLRASDIHVEPFEDRMRIRYRIDGVLVERDSPPKRLAGALLSRLKILAKMDIAERRRPQDGRIKITAAQKEIDLRVSVLPSNHGQSVVMRILDKDNIRVGVRQLGLSEEDFRQFKQLIKRPNGIILVTGPTGSGKTTTLYAALNELNRPDTKIITAEDPVEYYLPGINQVEVRHSIGLDFAKIIRAMLRQAPNIILVGEMRDAETASMGIQASLTGHLVFSTLHTNDAPGAITRMIDMGVPAYLVSSSVIAVLAQRLVRVICPKCKQPFKPSETVLKAAGVTPEMAAAATFMKGKGCNNCQQSGYRGRLGIYELMLMSSKIRELAFEGAATQIIRRAAINLGMTTLYNDGLNKVLKGITTLEELTRVAKRVED